Sequence from the Phormidium ambiguum IAM M-71 genome:
AACAGCAACTACTGGAAAATCTTAAGGCAATTTTGACAGAATACACCAGCAATGAGCAATCAAAATTTCCTGTAGTTGCTCTTTTACAAGGCGAACATTCACGCCAAGCTGTTCGCTTTGGCAAAGAATATTGGGTACAGGATTATGAAACTGCTGTTTCTCGTCTGCAAAATGCTAAATTCAATGCGCGAATTTATCAGCCTATTGAATTTTAAAATCAACCAAATCCTTGCCAAATTTTGATGGTTTTATCTGAACTGGCGCTGACAATTAATTGACCATCAACACTCATTGCTAAGGCGTTAATTGCACTAGTATGTTCGTTCAATGTAGACAGTAATTCACCTGTTTCTAATCGCCATATTTTAATAGTTTTGTCGCTACTGGCGCTAATTACAGTTTGGTTATCGGGACTGATTGCTACACCATTTACATAGCCAGAATGCCCCGAAAAAGTTCTAATTAGTTCACCAGTTTGGACATTCCATAATTTAACGGTTTTGTCTTTACTAGCACTAGCAAGCAGTTGTCCATCAGAACTAAATGCTACGGCATAAACTGAGTTAAAATGCCCGTTTAGAGTATTAACTAATTCTCCTGTTGCTAGTTTCCAAAGCTTAATTTGGTTATCTAAACCGCCTGTGGCAATGAACAGACCTTTAGGATGAATTGCGATCGCCTTTATCATCCCAGCAGCGGCAAATAAAGTCCGAATTGGCAAGCCATTTTTTAGCCGCCATAATTTGATTGTGCGATCGTCACCACCACTAACTAACATTTGTCCATCAGGACTAATTGCTACCGCATTCACATCTCTAGAATGTTCGGTTAAAGTTTGCATTAAAGTAGCGGTGTGCAAATTCCAAAGTTTGATTTTTTCATCATCGCTACCGCTAGCAAGAATTAATCCATCAGGACTAATACTTAGAGAATTAACTGCTTTTGTATGTCCCGGCAAATTATGTAAAAGTTCCCCTGTTTGGGAACTCCAAACTTTAATTTGATCGTCTAATCCACCGCTAGCAATTACTTGTTTATTGAGACTAATTGCTACCGCCATTACCCAGGAAGTATGTCCGGTTAAAGTATTAACACACCGCCAAACTCGCTTGGCTGAACTGGAATTTGGTGGTCGAGAAGCAGGAGGCGGAGTGATCGGACGGCGCATATTTCTGTTTTGAAAAATAGGTGTTTTAGCAACATTAAAACGTCCTGAAACACTAGCATTAGGATTAGGATTAGGTTCTGGCGATCGAGAAACTGTAGCTTGGGGAGTAACTGGCGATGTTTTGGGAGGTGGAGGATTTTTGGGAGTTGCAGGTTGCCAACCAACCACATTTAAATCTTGTAATACTAAATCTGCTGATTGATAACGTTCATTCACCCAATCTTTGAGCATTTTATCTAAGATTTGGGTTAAGTTATCGCTAACATCTATCCCTTTTTTCCGTAAATAATCGCGCCAAATCCATTGACCATTTAAAGGGTTATAAAGGCTATCTGGTTTAACTTGGGTCATTAAATAAATACAGGTGGCACCCAAACTATAAATATCACTTGCCGGAAACACTTGTCCGTTCCGCAATTGTTCTAATGGTGCGTAACCTTCTGTACCAATCTTGGTTCCAGGTTGAGAGGCGGTACTTTCTGTAATTTGTTTAGCAATACCAAAATCTATTAACACCAATTTTCCATCACTTTTGCGGCGAATAATGTTAGTTGGTGTAATATCGCGGTGAATTACTTGTCGTTCATGAACGAATTTTAATACAGGTAAAATATCTCGTAAAACTTCTCGAACTTTTCCTTCATTAAATGCTCCCTGTTGGACTAATTCTTGGTATAAATTTTGTCCTTCAATAAACTGTTGAACTAAATACAAACGTTTGTCTTGTTCAAAGTAAGCTAACAGGGTAGGAATTTGCGGATGTACTCCTAGTTCATGAAGTCTATATGCTTCTTTGTTAAAAAGTTCGATCGCTTTTTCTTGAGATTGCGCCCCTTGGGACTGTACGGAAAATTGCTTAATCACGCAGCTAGCATTTAACATATCTTGATCTGCTGCGAGATAAGTTCTGCCAAATCCTCCCTGACCAATAGGTTTGACTACGCGGTAACGGTTTCTCAACAGTGGTTCTAGTTTACTCCCACAGATTTGGCAGACCTTTCTACCTGGAGGATTCAACGGCTGATTACAATTGGGATTAAGGCAACATATCATAATTGGCAAGGCACCCGCAGGCTTAAATTGTTTTATATAGCAGGTTTTTCTGTCTTGATACTATCTTTTTGGTTAACTTTTTTCTTGAGGCGATCGCTTCTGTTCCATTATGCCTTGTCTAAAGCCTAAAACTACCAAAATATTAGCAAGTGTTAAAAAAAATTCCGCACCACCATGTAACCAATCAACATTTGCTAATGACTCGTCAAGAACTATTTTGGCGTAAATTCCTGCGGGAATAGTGACACCAACAAACACCAAGGTCATATAAAACCCAATTAAACCTAATTTTGGCATTTGTTGGGAACGGGTAATAAACCACAAGAAACCCAAATAAGGAAAGAGTGACACAATAAACAGGGTGTCTTTAGAAATCATAGTTTTAATTTACTAACAGATTGCGTGCGATCTTAACTTTCAGGTGTTTTTACCATAGCAGATTTAGCCCTTCGCCAAATCAACCAACCCGCTACCATCAAAGTCAAATTCCCCAATACCGTCATCGCCGCTTGTAGAGTCACCAACCATTCCAAAGACTTTGGGTTATCAAAATAATGCCAAGTGCAAGCACACATCGCACTTACTAAAGCTGGCAACATACCAATCGACAAAGCATACCACGCTCGGTTCTTCGTGACTTCGCCATAAGTCCAAATTAACCAAATCGCTGCTATCCATTCAATAACGCTAGAGACGTGAATGATCCAGGTTGGGATTGAAAGTGCGTGCATTCTTCAAACAATAAATAAGATTTATTTTATAGCAGTCGTTACAACTGTTATGACATATTTTAAATTCAAAAATATATTTTTATTGCGCCACACCAATAAGTTGTTCTAGCTGAGTTAACTGCTAAAAACCACGCTCTCAGCTAGCCCTCTATAATTTAGAAAACCGCTAAACTAAGCCGGAACTTTGATTTCTCTTCCTCGCTCATCTAAGTCGATCGTTAATTGCAACGGATTATGAAACTTAATCCTGGCTGTAATTACTTCTGCTTGTTCCTCATTTAAATCCTCTATGTAACCATCTTTCTCTACTTCAGCTTCCCTTACAGTATCAAAAGGCCCAAAATAATAGATACAGCTAGGCTTCTTGGTAACAATTTCTAACCACCAAGACATTTTTTGATCTCCTTTTTTTTGCCAATATAGTTGTGCTATTCTAGACTCTTCCACTTTTTCGTTAAAAAATGATTAAGTAAACTATTGAACATAGACGATAATTATACTGCACTCTGTAAAGATAAATTGATATTAAGAATACAATTAGTCAAAGTTTACCTAAATTAGTACTTTATACTCTACTGAATTCCACCAAAAGCGACAAATTTTACTTACCCTACATATAAGCTTATAAGTTAAGATTTGCTCATAAAAGTGATCCCCAGATCTAGATAGTTATATTTGCATATCTTGCACTAATAAACACAACACATTAAACTCAGTACTCCGCTTTTCCCTCAACTTAAATTACCAATAAATTTCCCCCTAAACCCATAGTGCAACAGCATTTAGAGCCAGGGGGTATATGAAAAGTCTTTATTTTTGATTGCCAACATCAAAATTTCAAACCTTTAAACCTTCAACTGCTTGGGGACGGGCAAAAATCATCCTTCCGGCGGTAGTTTGCAAAGCAGAAGTTACAATCACCCGCAATTCACTACCCACGTATTTACTACCCTCCTCAACAACAACTAATGTGCCATCATCCAAATAACCAATACCTTGACTTGGTTCCTTACCTTCTTTCAAAATTTTCAGATCTAAACTATCACCAGGTAAGTAACTTGGACGAATAGCATGAGCTAAATCATTAATATTTAACACAGGTACTTTTTGCAGGGTAGCAACTTTACTCAAGTTGTAATCATTAGTTAGTAAAGTCCCATTAATTTCCTGCGCTAAACGGACTAACTTAGCATCTACAGTCGGAATATCTTCATAGTCAGCAGAGTGAATGACAATTCGTTCCTGATAATCTTCCTTCATCCGGTTCAGAATTTCCAAACCCCGCCGACCTCTAACTCTTTTTTGGTCATTAGAAGCATCTGCTACTTGTTGTAATTCCCGGAGAACAAACTGTGGGATTAAAATTTGCCCTTCCACGAAACCCGTACTGAGTAATTCTTCAATCCGACCATCGATAATACAGCTAGTATCTAAAACTTTTGTAGCAGCTGGTTTCAATGTCCCTTCAGCTACCAATAAAGTTTCTGCTGTATGGGGATTAATTAACCGCAGGAAATTTCGCCCGTGAATGTCTGCTAAACTGATGCCAGTTACGGCAAACATCACGCTACCCAAAACTGCAATTACTGGCTTAATAAAACCAAAGTCTGCGGGAATGGGAAGCAGAAAAATTGGTGCTAGCATCAAGTTGGCTACTAGCAATCCCAAAACTAAACCGATGGCGCGTGTTAAAAGCACGTCCACAGGCATTTCTCGGACTTTTCTTTCTACGCGACGATAGGTAGTCTGGGCACTTAAACCAAAAGCAGCGCCGATAATGGCACTAAAACCAGCAAGTACCAATCGTAAACCGTCGATGTTGGTAACTGGTTTGAGCATTGTGCTGGGTAAGAGGTCAATGCTGTCGTACCCAATACCTGCTGCTGCGAGGATAAATAAAATAATTATGATTGCGTCAAGCATTGTTTTGCTGTTGATTGTGTTTTAGTTTTCATTCGGGAAGAATGAACAAACCATTAAAAAAATCTCAGCTATTGAGATTTATATCGTTCCATTATACTCCTTGCTATGTTTTTGGTTCTTTCGTATATTCCAGGGAGGAATACCGTACACTGACTATAGTTCAGCTTTATTTTGAGAAATTTAATTGACTTAATTTACAAGTATTTACGAATTAATTAAGCTTTGCATCATTATTTTGAGTTTTTTTAGTAAGTGAGAGATTAACTTTCTGAAGATTTGGTTTTCCCCGGTAATTGGTATTATTATTTACCAGAAAATGTTTAAGTTTTCTTTATTTCTATGACTACAAGTTTAAAAATCTTGAGTAACAATGAGCATCTGAGTTTAGATATTCCGACTGCGGCTTATGTTCATATTCCCTTTTGTCGGCGGCGTTGTTTTTATTGTGATTTTCCGATTTCGGTGGTGGGCGATCGCGCAAAAGGCGAAACTTCTGGGACAATTGTGGAATATATTGATGTCCTCTGTGAGGAAATTTCTGCAACTCCTCCCCAAGGAAAACCTTTAACAACGGTTTTCTTCGGTGGGGGAACTCCGTCACTGTTATCGCCACAACAAATTAACAAAATTTTAACAACTTTAGCTAATCAATATGGAATTAGCCAAAATGCAGAAATTTCTTTAGAAATCGATCCGGGAACCTTTGATTTAGCGCAAATTCAAGGGTATAAAAATGCTGGTGTAACACGATTTAGTTTAGGTGTACAAGCCTTTCAGGATGAATTGTTGCAAGTTTGTGGTCGATCGCATACTACCGCTGATATTTTGGCAGCAATTGATTTGATTCGTCAAGTTGCAATTCCTGAATTTAGTATTGATTTAATCTCTGGACTACCAAAACAAACGATCGCCCAATGGCAAGAAACTTTAGAAAAAGCGGTTGTAATTAACCCAACTCACATTTCTGTTTATGATCTAATTATCGAAGATGGTACAGCTTTTGGTCGCTATTATCAACCTGGTTCTCAACCCTTACCCACCGATGAAACCACAGCCCAAATGTACCGCCTTACCCAACAAATTTTAACTAATTCCGGTTACGAACATTACGAAATTTCCAACTACGCCCAACCCGGACATCAATGCCGTCATAATCGAGTTTACTGGGAAAATCGTCCCTATTACGCCTTTGGGATGGGTGCAGCTAGTTACCTCAATCGTCAGCGTTTTACTCGTCCCAAAAAACGCAGAGAATACTACGCTTGGGTAAAACAATTAATTGCTGACGGTGGAATTATAGATACTCCCCAAGTTGACGAACAAGATATTTTATTAGAAACATTAATGTTAGGCTTGCGATTAGCCGAAGGTTTAGAATTAGCAGTTTTAGCCGAAAAATTTAGTCAAGAAACCTTAGAAAAGATTTGGCATGGGGTACAACCTTATTATCAAAAAGGGTGGGTAGCAATATTCGCAACTAATGGCGAAAGAATTTCCCTTTCTTCTAATGAAAATTTACCTATTATGGGTAGATTAAAATTAACCGATCCTGAAGGCTTTTTGTTTTCAAATACTATACTTGCGGCTTTGTTTAGTCAGCTAGAAAAAGCAGAATAAAACAGTGTCAAGATTCAGATGTTTCAGTTATAGATAATTTTAGTCAAAACTGACGCAAATTATGAGGATAAACAGGACTTGTAGGGGCAATCCCTCTGTGGTTGACCCTATATCTAGAGTCTTTGTTGTAAATTTTTGCAAAGATTACTGCTATTTTGCCTGGCTGATGATATGGGAAATTTTCGTCTTCAGTAAAAATTTATAATTTTTTGCCGATCGCACACTGATTGCCCAAAAAACAAAAAATTGCCAAAGATAATTTGCCACAAGGCAAATTAATGATCCCAATCTTTGCCAAGATTAATACTAGACCGCTGGCAAAAGTTTTTTAGTTGAACAAAGGCAAAGGAATAATCCATCAGGGAAAAGGGAAGAGGCTAAAGGCAAAGGAACAATGCCAAACCTGAATATCTCACCCTCAATCCCTGACTCCTGAACCTTTTTCCCTAACCTAACTTCTGCAAGCAGTTTATGGAATTGCCATGAAGTTGTTTGGCAAAAAAAGGAAATGGCTGAAAGAGACATCGACAACAACGCTACAGGCGTTCTAATCCTAATTATCCCCATAGCGTTTGCGATCATTATCCTATTTAAGGCTTGGCCTTTTCTACTGAGCTTAGTTTTACTCAGTAGTATTTGGAGTCTGTGGCAACGCTATCAACTACAACAGTTGAGCCGACAACTCAACCCCGTGTTCCATCAGTTAATTTTGGAAAACCAAGGATGTGTTACGGCACTAGACTTGGCAATGAAAGCAAATCTTTCGGGAAGATCTGCTCAAAGGTTTTTGGACGCGAAAGCTGAAGAATTTGCTGCCCAAAAACACACTTATGAAGACAAAGGTACGGTGTATTACTTTATTACTGCTAACACTCTCGGCAAAATTTTTGCCGAGAGTGATGATGATGATGATAGTAACAACACACAATATCTAAGTCAGACAAAAGAGTTGTTTTTCCCAGTAGTTACTGAACCAGAAACTACCAATAAAACTCCAGAATTTTTGGAGGAAGACGACGAAGAAATCGATGAAGATTATCTCCCCGAAGCAGACTACCCAAAGGAGGCAATTCCCCAAAAACATCCACTTTTTCAATCTCTAATTCAATCGGAATTAGCTAGACGGCTGCGCGTACATTCAAGTACGGTGATGAAAAGAAGAGATAGTCCCAATTTTTCTGAATGGAGTCGCAGAAGAGATCCAGAAGGAGTTGCTTGGGAATATTCACCAGATACTAGGGAATTTTATCCGATAGAATCCCCTGCACCCCGAAAAAAGTAAAGTAGGGGTGCAAGAAATTCTAGGGTTTGTGGTCAAAATCCTTTGGCGATGTGGATAACATTTCTGTGCATCTGGAGCTTCTGAAGTCTTATCCTTAACTACCAAAAGTTTGACCACACCCAATTTCAGGGTAAAGACTTAGGCATGGAATCTGAATATTTAGCTAGTTGTTTATTACAGGACTTACGCACTGGCTCTATCTGTAGGGTGCGTATAGCCTACGGCATTCAAGAAAAGTGATAACGTAACGCACCATTCCACCATATTTAGTGCCAGTGCGTAAGTCCTATATTAGTAGATTGGACTTTGGACAAAGAAGAGAAGTATTTCGTGGGTTTTAGCAACTTCTGTTAAATTAAATAACTAAAAAATTAAATTAAATAACTAAAAATTAATATTTACTTTCACAATATATACGTGGGAGAAGATAATTTATTTTATTTTTCATGCCTAAAGCAGGCATGAAAAATGTATGTTTACCTAGATAATGACTTCAAACAAGCAACCCTTTGAACTGCCAGATTTTTATGTACCTTGGCCTGCGCGGTTGAACCCTAACTTAGAAGCGGCACGAGTACATTCTAAAGCTTGGGCTTATTCTATGGGGATCTTAGGTGGGACAGAGGAATCAGAAGATTATGGTATTTGGGATGAGCGTAAGTTTGATGCCCATGACTATGCTTTATTGTGTTCCTATACTCATCCCGATGCGGATGAATCCATGCTCAATCTGGTAACAGACTGGTATGTTTGGGTATTTTTCTTCGACGATCACTTCTTGGAGCTTTACAAACGTAGCCAAGATATAGCTGGGGCTAAAAAATACCTCGATCGACTCCCCGCGTTTATGCCTGTCGATTTACAACAAACGCGGCCAGAACCTACCAATGCCGTAGAACTGGGTTTAGTAGACCTCTGGAATCGCACTGTCCCTAATGCCTCCCAAGACTGGGTAATGCGGTTTTCTGAGAGTACCATCAATCTTCTCAAAGAATCTTTGTGGGAACTCGCCAATATCAGCCAAAATCGAGTCGCTAATCCCATTGAATATATTGAGATGCGCCGTAAGGTGGGAGGAGCGCCTTGGTCAGCCAACATTGTAGAACACGCAGTAGGGGCAGAAATTCCCGCCCGGATTGCCCCGACTCGACCGATGCGCGTCCTCAAAGACACATTTTCTGACGGGGTACATCTGCGAAATGACATCTTTTCCTACCAAAGAGAAGTAGAAGAAGAAGGAGAAAATGCTAACTGCATTTTAGTTTTAGAACGATTCCTCGATGTGAGTACCCAAAAAGCGGCTAACCTGACTAACGACTTACTCACATCTCGCGTACAACAGTTCGAGAACACCTTTTTTACTGAGCTTCCTTCCTTGTTCGAGGAATATAGTCTGACTCCTGATGAACGTCTGAAAGTCATGCTATATGCTAAAGGACTTCAAGATTGGCAGTCAGGGGGTCATGAGTGGCACATGAGATCGAGCCGCTACATGAACCAGACATCAGACAAATCTTCAACAGCAAGCTGGTTTTTAGGTGGCCCGACTGGATTAGGTACATCCGCAGCCCGTCTTGGAGCTTTATACGACAGTTTGGGACTAAAACGGTTCAAAAGCTTTACCCATGTTCCTTATAAACCTGTCGGGCCAGTCACCTTGCCCCAGTTTTATATGCCTTTTTCCACCAACCTAAATCCTCATCTAGAAGAGGCTCGCAGGCATTCTAAGGAATGGGCGCGGCAAATGGGGATGCTGGACGTACTGCCAGGGATGCCCGGTATTTACATCTGGGATGACCACAAATTCGATGTGGCCGACGTGGCGTTATGCGGTGCGTATATTCATCCCAATGGATCTAGTACCCAGTTGAATATAACGGCTTGTTGGCTCGTTTGGGGAACTTATGCCGATGACTACTTTCCAGCCTTGTATGGCAATAGCCGCAACATGGCGGGGGCGAAACTCTTTAATGCTCGGTTATCCGCCTTTATGCCCCTCGATGAGAGTCCGATTCCCGAAGCAACCAACCCAGTCGAACGGGGTTTAGCAGATATTTGGGCGCGGACGGCTAGCCCCATGACCCCTAATGCTCGCCGTTTGTTCCGTCGGGCGATCGAAGATATGACCGAAAGTTGGCTATGGGAACTGGCGAACCAGATACAAAATCGCATTCCCGACCCCATAGACTATGTAGAAATGCGCCGTAAGACCTTTGGTTCCGATCTAACCATGAGCCTGTCTCGACTAGCCCAAGGGGATGAGATTCCACTGGAGATCTTTCGGACTCGAACCATGCAGAACATCGACAATTCAGCCGCTGACTATGCCTGTTTAACCAACGATATTTTCTCTTATCAGAAAGAAATCGAATTTGAGGGCGAGATTAATAACGGTGTGTTGGCGGTTCAGAATTTCCTTAACTGCGATATCCCCCAGGCAGTCGCCATTGTTAACGATTTGATGACCTCCCGCGCCCTTCAGTTTGAACATAT
This genomic interval carries:
- a CDS encoding WD40 repeat domain-containing serine/threonine-protein kinase — translated: MICCLNPNCNQPLNPPGRKVCQICGSKLEPLLRNRYRVVKPIGQGGFGRTYLAADQDMLNASCVIKQFSVQSQGAQSQEKAIELFNKEAYRLHELGVHPQIPTLLAYFEQDKRLYLVQQFIEGQNLYQELVQQGAFNEGKVREVLRDILPVLKFVHERQVIHRDITPTNIIRRKSDGKLVLIDFGIAKQITESTASQPGTKIGTEGYAPLEQLRNGQVFPASDIYSLGATCIYLMTQVKPDSLYNPLNGQWIWRDYLRKKGIDVSDNLTQILDKMLKDWVNERYQSADLVLQDLNVVGWQPATPKNPPPPKTSPVTPQATVSRSPEPNPNPNASVSGRFNVAKTPIFQNRNMRRPITPPPASRPPNSSSAKRVWRCVNTLTGHTSWVMAVAISLNKQVIASGGLDDQIKVWSSQTGELLHNLPGHTKAVNSLSISPDGLILASGSDDEKIKLWNLHTATLMQTLTEHSRDVNAVAISPDGQMLVSGGDDRTIKLWRLKNGLPIRTLFAAAGMIKAIAIHPKGLFIATGGLDNQIKLWKLATGELVNTLNGHFNSVYAVAFSSDGQLLASASKDKTVKLWNVQTGELIRTFSGHSGYVNGVAISPDNQTVISASSDKTIKIWRLETGELLSTLNEHTSAINALAMSVDGQLIVSASSDKTIKIWQGFG
- a CDS encoding DUF3593 domain-containing protein — encoded protein: MISKDTLFIVSLFPYLGFLWFITRSQQMPKLGLIGFYMTLVFVGVTIPAGIYAKIVLDESLANVDWLHGGAEFFLTLANILVVLGFRQGIMEQKRSPQEKS
- a CDS encoding DUF2499 domain-containing protein encodes the protein MHALSIPTWIIHVSSVIEWIAAIWLIWTYGEVTKNRAWYALSIGMLPALVSAMCACTWHYFDNPKSLEWLVTLQAAMTVLGNLTLMVAGWLIWRRAKSAMVKTPES
- a CDS encoding DUF1816 domain-containing protein, with the protein product MSWWLEIVTKKPSCIYYFGPFDTVREAEVEKDGYIEDLNEEQAEVITARIKFHNPLQLTIDLDERGREIKVPA
- a CDS encoding PIN/TRAM domain-containing protein — protein: MLDAIIIILFILAAAGIGYDSIDLLPSTMLKPVTNIDGLRLVLAGFSAIIGAAFGLSAQTTYRRVERKVREMPVDVLLTRAIGLVLGLLVANLMLAPIFLLPIPADFGFIKPVIAVLGSVMFAVTGISLADIHGRNFLRLINPHTAETLLVAEGTLKPAATKVLDTSCIIDGRIEELLSTGFVEGQILIPQFVLRELQQVADASNDQKRVRGRRGLEILNRMKEDYQERIVIHSADYEDIPTVDAKLVRLAQEINGTLLTNDYNLSKVATLQKVPVLNINDLAHAIRPSYLPGDSLDLKILKEGKEPSQGIGYLDDGTLVVVEEGSKYVGSELRVIVTSALQTTAGRMIFARPQAVEGLKV
- the hemW gene encoding radical SAM family heme chaperone HemW, which gives rise to MTTSLKILSNNEHLSLDIPTAAYVHIPFCRRRCFYCDFPISVVGDRAKGETSGTIVEYIDVLCEEISATPPQGKPLTTVFFGGGTPSLLSPQQINKILTTLANQYGISQNAEISLEIDPGTFDLAQIQGYKNAGVTRFSLGVQAFQDELLQVCGRSHTTADILAAIDLIRQVAIPEFSIDLISGLPKQTIAQWQETLEKAVVINPTHISVYDLIIEDGTAFGRYYQPGSQPLPTDETTAQMYRLTQQILTNSGYEHYEISNYAQPGHQCRHNRVYWENRPYYAFGMGAASYLNRQRFTRPKKRREYYAWVKQLIADGGIIDTPQVDEQDILLETLMLGLRLAEGLELAVLAEKFSQETLEKIWHGVQPYYQKGWVAIFATNGERISLSSNENLPIMGRLKLTDPEGFLFSNTILAALFSQLEKAE
- a CDS encoding family 2 encapsulin nanocompartment cargo protein terpene cyclase, whose protein sequence is MTSNKQPFELPDFYVPWPARLNPNLEAARVHSKAWAYSMGILGGTEESEDYGIWDERKFDAHDYALLCSYTHPDADESMLNLVTDWYVWVFFFDDHFLELYKRSQDIAGAKKYLDRLPAFMPVDLQQTRPEPTNAVELGLVDLWNRTVPNASQDWVMRFSESTINLLKESLWELANISQNRVANPIEYIEMRRKVGGAPWSANIVEHAVGAEIPARIAPTRPMRVLKDTFSDGVHLRNDIFSYQREVEEEGENANCILVLERFLDVSTQKAANLTNDLLTSRVQQFENTFFTELPSLFEEYSLTPDERLKVMLYAKGLQDWQSGGHEWHMRSSRYMNQTSDKSSTASWFLGGPTGLGTSAARLGALYDSLGLKRFKSFTHVPYKPVGPVTLPQFYMPFSTNLNPHLEEARRHSKEWARQMGMLDVLPGMPGIYIWDDHKFDVADVALCGAYIHPNGSSTQLNITACWLVWGTYADDYFPALYGNSRNMAGAKLFNARLSAFMPLDESPIPEATNPVERGLADIWARTASPMTPNARRLFRRAIEDMTESWLWELANQIQNRIPDPIDYVEMRRKTFGSDLTMSLSRLAQGDEIPLEIFRTRTMQNIDNSAADYACLTNDIFSYQKEIEFEGEINNGVLAVQNFLNCDIPQAVAIVNDLMTSRALQFEHIVATELPILCDDFDLDTNARQKLYGYVKKLEQWMCGVLKWHGAVDRYKEFELRNNSTEKRLLQRPTGLGTTATQIRPTVGQQTTQTHVQPVAQKLLGGPTGLGTSATKIRSWLGMKD